In one window of Streptomyces sp. NBC_01224 DNA:
- a CDS encoding prenyltransferase/squalene oxidase repeat-containing protein, whose amino-acid sequence MSISTPIGTSYAERATSLVARVDQDRWGSVRPSLYETARVLSAAPWLPGEPLRISYLLEQQAPDGSWGEGPLPYRLLPTLSGVEAALAVLRRGTTSAEVTGRLTAAVNRGLDVLRSLPPVCPWPDTAAAEILVPSLVAEINEKLNSLTTGEHTPDFGGLRLSVPGGFHASAPARVAGRYESAGSLPVKFHHTFEGIDGYIPLSLVPDIEGLLGSSPAATAARATRSPATTAQAVADLTAVAQRYGGLFPEAAPLRVVERLWVAAALARAHLPAAALPTVRGWAEEIYDPQGVRGAPGLMTDADDTAMAVLVASLVGLPYDPAPLDLFHNGSHYDCYIGEDTGSVTANAHALQALVSYLRHYPTAEHTYGPRAAKLCDWLADQQQPEGHWTDKWHASPYYATARSVTALAQYGGHHASRAVQSAAAWTTDTQRADGSWGVWGSTVEETAYAVKILLSAATPTPQPQQNRALDLAETYLHAASHPGHQHPALWHDKTLYAPTAVIEAEVLAAQELLRARRAAACTEADMERTDA is encoded by the coding sequence ATGAGCATCAGCACACCCATCGGCACGTCCTACGCCGAACGAGCCACCAGCCTGGTGGCCAGGGTCGACCAGGACAGATGGGGAAGCGTCCGCCCCTCCCTGTACGAAACAGCCCGCGTCCTCTCGGCAGCGCCGTGGCTGCCCGGGGAGCCACTGCGGATCTCGTACCTGTTGGAACAGCAGGCGCCCGACGGCAGTTGGGGGGAGGGACCGCTGCCCTACCGGCTCCTGCCGACACTCAGCGGGGTGGAGGCCGCACTGGCGGTCCTGCGAAGGGGCACCACGTCCGCAGAGGTCACCGGCCGGCTCACGGCCGCGGTGAACAGGGGCCTCGACGTACTGCGATCACTGCCACCGGTGTGCCCGTGGCCGGACACGGCCGCAGCAGAAATACTCGTACCCAGCCTGGTAGCCGAGATCAACGAGAAGCTGAACTCCCTGACCACCGGCGAGCACACGCCGGATTTCGGTGGCCTCCGGCTGTCGGTTCCGGGCGGCTTCCACGCGTCGGCACCTGCTCGCGTGGCCGGCCGGTACGAGTCGGCGGGCAGCCTACCCGTCAAGTTTCACCACACGTTCGAAGGCATAGACGGCTACATACCGCTCTCTCTCGTCCCTGACATCGAAGGCCTGCTGGGCAGCTCGCCGGCCGCCACTGCGGCGCGGGCAACGCGGTCACCTGCTACTACCGCTCAGGCCGTCGCCGACCTCACCGCAGTGGCGCAGCGCTACGGCGGTCTCTTCCCCGAGGCCGCGCCCCTCCGCGTGGTCGAACGGCTATGGGTCGCCGCCGCGCTGGCGCGCGCCCACCTGCCCGCTGCCGCTCTTCCCACTGTCCGCGGGTGGGCCGAGGAGATCTACGATCCTCAAGGCGTGCGCGGTGCGCCCGGCCTCATGACCGATGCCGACGACACCGCTATGGCGGTGCTGGTTGCCTCGCTCGTCGGCCTGCCGTACGACCCGGCACCGCTGGACCTGTTCCACAACGGCAGCCACTACGACTGCTACATCGGCGAGGACACCGGATCGGTCACCGCGAACGCCCACGCCCTCCAGGCCCTCGTGAGCTATCTGCGGCACTACCCGACGGCAGAGCACACATACGGCCCCCGAGCGGCGAAGCTGTGCGACTGGCTGGCCGACCAGCAGCAACCCGAAGGACATTGGACCGACAAGTGGCACGCCTCCCCCTACTACGCCACCGCGCGAAGCGTCACCGCGCTCGCACAGTACGGCGGCCACCACGCGTCCAGGGCCGTCCAGAGCGCCGCCGCGTGGACAACTGACACTCAGCGCGCCGACGGCTCCTGGGGCGTGTGGGGCAGCACTGTCGAAGAAACCGCATACGCCGTCAAAATCCTGCTGAGCGCCGCCACCCCCACACCGCAACCGCAGCAGAACCGGGCCCTGGACCTTGCCGAAACGTACCTGCACGCCGCCTCGCACCCCGGCCACCAGCACCCCGCCCTGTGGCACGACAAAACCCTGTACGCGCCCACCGCAGTGATCGAAGCGGAGGTGCTCGCTGCACAAGAGTTGCTGCGGGCACGTCGCGCAGCCGCATGTACAGAAGCAGATATGGAAAGGACGGACGCGTGA